The following coding sequences lie in one Benincasa hispida cultivar B227 chromosome 6, ASM972705v1, whole genome shotgun sequence genomic window:
- the LOC120079391 gene encoding nifU-like protein 3, chloroplastic, producing the protein MVAAFSTRAHPLKSTPIAATLYCSPSEPTSPSHLSLFKTSFFRGQFCSRRFLRFNSSCTQRRHLGNVVSPSCVLPLTEENVEKVLDEVRPSLMADGGNVALHEIDGLVVILKLQGACGSCPSSTMTLKMGIETRLRDKIPEILEVEQIMDTETGLELNEENVEKVLAEIRPYLAGTGGGILEVIEIKDYVVKVRLSGPAAGVMTVRVALTQKLREKIPAIAAVQLIE; encoded by the exons ATGGTGGCCGCTTTCTCAACTCGAGCTCACCctctcaaatcaactccaatcgCTGCAACTCTGTATTGTTCACCGTCTGAACCAACTTCACCTTCCCATTTGTCGCTCTTCAAG ACTTCGTTCTTTAGAGGTCAGTTTTGTAGCCGGCGCTTTCTTCGATTCAATTCAAGTTGTACTCAGAGACGTCATTTAG GGAATGTGGTATCACCCAGTTGTGTTCTTCCATTGACTGAGGAAAATGTGGAGAAAGTGTTGGATGAAGTAAGGCCAAGCTTGATGGCTGATGGAGGGAATGTTGCTTTGCATGAGATAGATGGGCTTGTTGTGATATTGAAGCTTCAAGGAGCTTGTGGTTCTTGTCCAAGCTCAACAATGACACTCAAAATGGGAATTGAGACCAGACTCAGAGACAAAATTCCTGAAATTTTGGAAGTTGAGCAGATCATGGACACTGAAACAGGACTTGAACTCAATGAGGAAAATGTTGAAAAG GTACTTGCAGAGATTAGGCCATACTTGGCAGGCACAGGAGGTGGAATTTTGGAAgtaattgaaataaaagattatgTTGTTAAGGTGCGGCTGAGTGGACCTGCTGCTGGGGTTATGACAGTTCGAGTTGCTCTCACACAGAAATTGAGGGAGAAAATACCAGCCATTGCAGCTGTGCAGCTTATAGAGTAG
- the LOC120079434 gene encoding uncharacterized protein LOC120079434 isoform X1, with protein MSLASSQLSFLSTAFSFSFSVRTPRRTNNLLHSSNAGVSCKLPPAADDPNGLLNRGSENRLAKLAIVTLAAGVLTLGSVHDASAAKTGGRVGGQAFRSAAPRSSSPRINNNSRTNIYINPRVAPPLVGGYGFGYGVPYYGGWGWSPFSFFAPSPAVAVGIGGGFDLLFLFILLGTVAAFVRRFFGRREDDDDY; from the exons ATGTCATTAGCTTCATCGCAACTCAGCTTTCTCTCCACcgccttctccttctccttctccgTTCGCACCCCTCGACGGACCAATAACCTTCTCCATTCTTCCAATGCCGGCGTCTCTTGTAAACTCCCCCCCGCCGCCGACGATCCAAA TGGATTATTAAACAGGGGAAGTGAGAATCGCCTGGCGAAGCTTGCGATTGTTACTCTGGCGGCTGGAGTTTTGACATTGGGATCAGTTCATGATGCTTCCGCCGCCAAGACGGGCGGCCGAGTCGGCGGTCAGGCCTTCCGATCAGCGGCTCCTCGGTCATCGTCGCCGAGAATCAACAATAATTCCAG aacaaatatatacataaatcCAAGAGTAGCACCTCCTTTAGTAGGTGGCTATGGGTTTGGTTATGGTGTACCATACTATGGTGGATGGGGATGGTCTCCATTTTCATTCTTTGCACCTTCCCCAGCTGTTGCTGTTGGCATTGGAGGAGGTTTtgatcttctttttctcttcattttgcTTGGTACTGTTGCAGCTTTTGTGAGGAGATTCTTTGGAAGAagagaagatgatgatgattatTAA
- the LOC120079434 gene encoding uncharacterized protein LOC120079434 isoform X2 — protein MSLASSQLSFLSTAFSFSFSVRTPRRTNNLLHSSNAGVSCKLPPAADDPKGSENRLAKLAIVTLAAGVLTLGSVHDASAAKTGGRVGGQAFRSAAPRSSSPRINNNSRTNIYINPRVAPPLVGGYGFGYGVPYYGGWGWSPFSFFAPSPAVAVGIGGGFDLLFLFILLGTVAAFVRRFFGRREDDDDY, from the exons ATGTCATTAGCTTCATCGCAACTCAGCTTTCTCTCCACcgccttctccttctccttctccgTTCGCACCCCTCGACGGACCAATAACCTTCTCCATTCTTCCAATGCCGGCGTCTCTTGTAAACTCCCCCCCGCCGCCGACGATCCAAA GGGAAGTGAGAATCGCCTGGCGAAGCTTGCGATTGTTACTCTGGCGGCTGGAGTTTTGACATTGGGATCAGTTCATGATGCTTCCGCCGCCAAGACGGGCGGCCGAGTCGGCGGTCAGGCCTTCCGATCAGCGGCTCCTCGGTCATCGTCGCCGAGAATCAACAATAATTCCAG aacaaatatatacataaatcCAAGAGTAGCACCTCCTTTAGTAGGTGGCTATGGGTTTGGTTATGGTGTACCATACTATGGTGGATGGGGATGGTCTCCATTTTCATTCTTTGCACCTTCCCCAGCTGTTGCTGTTGGCATTGGAGGAGGTTTtgatcttctttttctcttcattttgcTTGGTACTGTTGCAGCTTTTGTGAGGAGATTCTTTGGAAGAagagaagatgatgatgattatTAA